The proteins below are encoded in one region of Halogranum gelatinilyticum:
- a CDS encoding NAD-dependent epimerase/dehydratase family protein produces MDVLVTGSHGTVGTALTEQLPEAYDYTLLDRRRVDGDHPHATDEYETVVADVADYDAIRPAFDGQDAVVHLAGHTDPEGTFDDLLDTNIVGTHTVFEAARDAGVNTVVFASTNHVVGMYEVANEPDIYFGTDIEVDHESPVRPDSEYASSKAAGEVFGRQYAENHGMNVYALRIGSVRDPAYDHPFGDAERGVDEGRWARDSDDYRTQAARMSCLWQSRRDIAHMVDCSLQDDSVRFDVFYGLSDNERAWFDIDHAREKIGYDPYDSADDWDMPPR; encoded by the coding sequence ATGGACGTCCTTGTCACTGGTTCTCACGGAACGGTCGGTACGGCCCTCACCGAACAGCTCCCCGAAGCGTACGACTACACGCTTCTCGACAGACGGAGGGTCGACGGCGACCATCCGCACGCGACCGACGAGTACGAGACCGTCGTCGCCGACGTCGCCGACTACGACGCCATCCGCCCGGCGTTCGACGGCCAGGACGCCGTCGTCCATCTCGCGGGCCACACCGACCCAGAAGGGACGTTCGACGACCTGCTCGACACCAACATCGTCGGCACGCACACCGTCTTCGAGGCGGCGCGCGACGCCGGCGTCAACACCGTCGTCTTCGCGTCGACGAACCACGTCGTCGGGATGTACGAGGTCGCCAACGAGCCGGACATCTACTTCGGCACGGACATCGAGGTCGACCACGAGTCGCCAGTTCGGCCGGACTCGGAGTACGCCTCCTCGAAGGCGGCGGGCGAGGTCTTCGGCAGACAGTACGCCGAGAACCACGGCATGAACGTCTACGCGCTCCGCATCGGCAGCGTCCGCGACCCGGCGTACGACCATCCCTTCGGCGACGCCGAGCGCGGCGTCGACGAGGGACGCTGGGCGCGCGACAGCGACGACTACCGGACGCAGGCCGCCCGGATGAGCTGTCTCTGGCAGTCTCGGCGCGACATCGCACACATGGTCGACTGCAGTCTCCAGGACGACTCGGTCCGCTTCGACGTCTTCTACGGGCTCAGTGACAACGAGCGCGCGTGGTTCGACATCGACCACGCTCGCGAGAAAATCGGCTACGACCCGTACGACAGTGCCGACGACTGGGATATGCCGCCGAGGTAG